In Thermoflexus sp., a genomic segment contains:
- the panC gene encoding pantoate--beta-alanine ligase, whose amino-acid sequence MQVARTIAEARAIRRALPGTWGFVPTMGYLHDGHLSLVRRARAENDHVAVSIFVNPTQFGPHEDYNRYPRDLERDLQLLTPLGVDLVFAPPVEEMYPPGFQTWVVVEEVSRPLEGAARPGHFRGVATVVTKLFNIIQPDRAYFGQKDAQQAVVIRRMVQDLNIPVEIVVCPTVREPDGLAMSSRNTYLGPEERRAATVLFRALQAAKARYEEGERDAERLRAVMREVIQAEPLARLDYVSVADPETLQELSRVEDRALLSLAVYIGKTRLIDNILLPE is encoded by the coding sequence ATGCAGGTGGCCCGCACGATTGCAGAAGCCCGTGCCATCCGGCGGGCTCTTCCTGGCACATGGGGGTTCGTGCCGACGATGGGATATCTTCACGACGGGCACCTCTCCCTGGTCCGTCGGGCCCGTGCGGAGAATGACCATGTGGCCGTCAGCATCTTCGTGAATCCCACCCAGTTCGGGCCCCACGAGGACTATAACCGCTATCCCCGCGATTTAGAGCGGGATCTTCAGCTGCTCACGCCGCTGGGGGTGGATCTCGTCTTCGCGCCCCCGGTGGAGGAAATGTATCCGCCCGGCTTCCAAACCTGGGTGGTGGTGGAGGAGGTCAGCCGGCCGTTGGAGGGCGCCGCGCGGCCCGGCCACTTCCGGGGCGTGGCCACCGTCGTCACCAAGCTTTTCAACATCATCCAGCCGGACCGGGCGTATTTCGGCCAGAAGGATGCGCAGCAAGCCGTGGTGATCCGACGCATGGTCCAGGATCTCAACATCCCGGTGGAGATCGTGGTTTGCCCAACAGTTCGGGAACCGGATGGCCTAGCGATGAGCAGCCGGAACACTTATCTGGGCCCGGAGGAACGGCGGGCGGCCACGGTGCTGTTCCGGGCCCTCCAGGCCGCCAAAGCGCGCTATGAGGAGGGGGAACGGGATGCCGAGCGCCTGCGAGCGGTCATGCGCGAGGTGATCCAGGCTGAGCCGCTGGCCCGGCTGGATTATGTGAGCGTGGCGGATCCAGAGACCCTGCAGGAATTGAGCCGGGTGGAGGATCGGGCGCTTCTCTCACTGGCGGTCTACATTGGGAAGACGCGGCTGATCGACAACATCCTCCTCCCGGAATAA
- a CDS encoding type III pantothenate kinase, whose amino-acid sequence MLLCLDIGNTNIKAGVFDGESLIAHWRFSTQRHRLADEYAALFMNLFALHRIQPHEIRGCAIACVVPPLRAVFEEMIRHYLGVEPLMVGPGIKTGIRLMVENPREVGADRVANAVATFRLYGGPAIAIAFGTATVFDVISGEGEYLGGAIAPGILVAAEALVTSAAQLYQVELIRPPRVIGRNTIQAMQSGLILGFASMVEGMIRRIQAELEEPARVIATGGLADIIAHEVRAIQVVDPHLTLHGLRFLFELNRRGK is encoded by the coding sequence ATGCTGCTTTGTCTGGATATCGGGAACACCAACATCAAGGCCGGGGTTTTCGATGGAGAATCCCTGATCGCCCACTGGCGGTTCTCCACCCAGCGCCATCGCCTGGCCGATGAATACGCCGCCCTGTTCATGAACCTCTTCGCCCTTCACAGGATCCAGCCGCACGAAATCCGGGGCTGCGCCATCGCCTGCGTGGTGCCTCCTCTTCGGGCCGTGTTCGAAGAGATGATCCGACATTACCTGGGCGTTGAACCCCTCATGGTGGGACCTGGGATTAAAACCGGGATCCGGCTGATGGTGGAGAACCCGCGGGAGGTCGGCGCGGATCGGGTGGCGAACGCGGTGGCGACCTTCCGATTGTATGGAGGGCCGGCGATTGCGATCGCCTTCGGGACCGCCACGGTGTTCGATGTGATCTCAGGGGAAGGGGAATACCTGGGTGGGGCGATCGCCCCGGGGATCCTGGTGGCCGCGGAAGCGCTGGTCACCTCAGCCGCCCAGCTCTACCAGGTGGAGCTCATCCGGCCTCCCCGGGTCATCGGCCGCAACACGATCCAGGCCATGCAATCCGGTCTGATCCTGGGGTTCGCCAGCATGGTGGAGGGGATGATCCGCCGGATTCAAGCGGAACTGGAGGAGCCCGCGCGGGTGATCGCCACCGGCGGCCTCGCGGATATCATCGCCCATGAGGTTCGGGCCATCCAGGTGGTGGATCCCCACCTCACCCTCCATGGGCTTCGATTCCTGTTCGAGCTCAACCGCCGGGGGAAATAG
- a CDS encoding glutamate mutase L encodes MSWKSLVTIDVGSTQTRAHLFARVEDRFRFVAAASAPTHPRGSHPHLALGGIRALEHLSMISGRPLLDPQGILIAPELSTGAGVDACLLTLSAAPPIRVVLGGLSPEWSLASLRRAAASAYTYITEVLSVAPLDGRHQTEEEWLQALIAAEPQLVAIAGGMDGGAVRPVQALLETAALAARLHPEGERPWILFAGNAILREEAVALAGRELPLRVLQNVRPRADVEHIGPVVEAMDQRYVERALASLPGLSLLQSWARGEVVPTARALSHVARYLSLETPDRGTLVVDVGGNHTVVTAAHGGLLAQIVQSESGIGQGILSLYQRRGYERIARWLPQEVRPETMEAFVWTKAMHPLSIPQTIEEMWIELAFAREALAEAWEQLRTLWPELGRSAWAFEPILLTGGAFASHARPGALALMALDALQPVGLTTLLWDPVGVTPALGALAAMDALLAVEVIHSRPWIPMATVLAPALDGPVALDELLFTVEVHHRGPDGSESVYEIEARGGRLEVVPIPGVGETELRRFRMRRPVDLGWGPRRAPRRIRIVGGWLGLIVDGRGRPLQLAEDPEARREQIQRWLWDIGALGGGL; translated from the coding sequence ATGAGCTGGAAGAGCCTGGTGACGATCGATGTGGGAAGCACACAGACCCGTGCGCATCTGTTTGCCCGGGTAGAGGATCGTTTTCGCTTTGTGGCCGCCGCCAGCGCCCCTACCCATCCGCGTGGATCCCATCCTCACCTGGCTCTGGGAGGGATCCGGGCGCTGGAGCATCTCAGCATGATTTCCGGTCGTCCTCTCCTGGATCCGCAGGGGATCCTGATTGCCCCTGAGCTCTCCACAGGGGCGGGGGTGGATGCGTGTCTGTTGACCCTGAGCGCGGCCCCTCCGATCCGGGTGGTCCTGGGAGGCCTTTCGCCGGAGTGGAGCCTCGCCAGCCTCCGACGGGCAGCGGCCAGCGCTTACACCTACATCACCGAAGTCCTTTCGGTGGCCCCCCTGGATGGGCGGCATCAAACGGAGGAAGAGTGGTTGCAGGCCTTAATCGCTGCCGAGCCCCAGCTGGTGGCAATCGCCGGAGGGATGGACGGCGGAGCGGTCCGGCCGGTTCAGGCGCTCCTGGAAACAGCGGCCCTGGCGGCCCGATTGCATCCCGAAGGAGAACGCCCATGGATCCTCTTCGCCGGAAATGCGATCCTGCGGGAGGAAGCCGTGGCCCTGGCCGGTCGAGAGCTTCCCCTCCGGGTGTTGCAAAACGTCCGCCCCCGGGCGGATGTGGAGCACATCGGCCCGGTGGTGGAGGCGATGGACCAGCGATACGTGGAGCGGGCGCTGGCGAGCCTTCCCGGCCTCTCTCTTTTGCAGAGCTGGGCCCGGGGGGAGGTTGTGCCGACGGCCCGGGCGCTGAGCCATGTGGCCCGTTACCTGAGCCTGGAGACCCCGGATCGAGGGACACTGGTGGTGGATGTGGGGGGGAATCATACCGTGGTCACGGCCGCCCACGGCGGGTTGCTGGCCCAAATCGTGCAATCGGAGAGCGGGATCGGCCAGGGGATCCTGAGCCTGTATCAACGCCGGGGATATGAGCGCATCGCCCGATGGCTTCCTCAGGAGGTCCGTCCAGAAACCATGGAAGCCTTCGTCTGGACGAAGGCCATGCACCCCCTCTCCATCCCTCAAACGATCGAAGAAATGTGGATCGAGCTGGCGTTCGCCCGCGAGGCCCTGGCGGAAGCCTGGGAACAGCTGCGAACGCTCTGGCCGGAACTGGGGCGATCCGCCTGGGCTTTCGAGCCTATTCTTCTAACTGGGGGAGCCTTTGCTTCTCATGCCCGCCCAGGCGCGCTGGCCCTGATGGCGCTGGATGCCCTCCAGCCGGTGGGCCTCACCACTCTGCTTTGGGACCCAGTGGGGGTTACCCCGGCGTTGGGGGCTCTGGCGGCGATGGATGCCTTGCTGGCGGTGGAAGTGATCCATAGCCGGCCGTGGATCCCCATGGCCACCGTTCTGGCTCCCGCCCTGGACGGCCCGGTGGCTCTGGATGAGTTGCTGTTCACCGTTGAGGTGCATCATCGTGGGCCGGACGGCTCTGAGTCCGTGTATGAAATTGAGGCCCGGGGGGGACGGCTGGAGGTGGTCCCCATTCCAGGGGTGGGGGAAACCGAACTGCGGCGGTTCCGGATGCGGCGCCCGGTGGATCTGGGTTGGGGGCCTCGACGGGCCCCTCGGCGGATCCGGATTGTGGGCGGATGGTTGGGGCTCATTGTGGATGGCCGGGGCCGTCCGCTCCAGCTGGCGGAGGATCCCGAGGCGCGCCGGGAGCAGATCCAGCGCTGGCTCTGGGATATCGGTGCCCTGGGCGGGGGCCTTTGA
- a CDS encoding zinc ribbon domain-containing protein, with amino-acid sequence MKACPVCGAANPDDQATCEECGASLTSVSIEEGVPCPVCGYRNPSGVIFCAQCGARLESEGMGGAEGPSKEEVPETVEVGMDWVAALEELFPEIPSEAWPPAPEATPAEAGIAGVEEERVPPHPAEGEKSPGAEAPLPAPWEWLEEEKPASPVSEPIPWAPAVEEIPSVFEPEGSSEEVSISPPFEGAPLEISELWSGTESTEEEAGSFPSPGVPPIQEGEEPPFPWLEMPGEAPEQGPEASPLGTAPFIEWPLELGGEVPTPSQVGPFVEIPPERTEESEAGFPFELEAEEIPGWSEESKEAIPEVPHEPFEAWKLEESPLTAEEIPLEEALPTQAGVFLIQAEPPAEAPAEAPPFTDLEAVLAEMPEWLQALRPVPEEEAPAPSEAIPTIEPAVVETRGPLAGLVDVLPLNVRLFEIHGPAARLRSQPPPELLTRAQAWRSLLDQGLAFLPGERAVEPAPAGLVAALERWLLFALLIGALILGLYWPLPFFQPALLMPPVDFLARLDQAPAGGIALVAVDYGPDRAAELEPYLQRILERLAARGVRVLTVSLSPWGAAQAAQAIQARPDYGERVAHLGYYPGQEVGVARLLTRPLRQLGMDYRGQPLQGLPIARDFGEDPLAARVNLVVLITGSPDVLRGWIQQTQGVLSPEVPVIAAVGANLAPYVAPYRESGQLQAVAIGLRDALLLGGPVPEGSPAFFDLQAQTVLQVLVIALIGVGLGIRLFRRPTGIPE; translated from the coding sequence ATGAAAGCCTGTCCAGTTTGTGGGGCTGCCAATCCGGATGATCAGGCGACCTGCGAGGAGTGCGGAGCCAGCCTGACTTCTGTCTCCATAGAGGAGGGAGTCCCGTGCCCGGTCTGCGGCTATCGGAATCCCAGCGGGGTGATCTTCTGTGCGCAATGCGGTGCCCGCCTGGAGTCCGAAGGGATGGGGGGGGCGGAGGGACCTTCAAAGGAAGAGGTTCCTGAAACCGTAGAGGTTGGGATGGATTGGGTCGCGGCGCTGGAGGAGCTTTTCCCGGAGATCCCATCGGAGGCCTGGCCTCCCGCTCCAGAGGCCACGCCCGCTGAGGCCGGCATCGCTGGCGTGGAGGAAGAAAGGGTTCCTCCCCATCCTGCTGAGGGAGAAAAATCGCCCGGCGCGGAGGCTCCTCTTCCCGCGCCGTGGGAATGGCTGGAGGAAGAGAAACCTGCCTCGCCTGTGTCGGAGCCCATCCCGTGGGCGCCAGCAGTGGAGGAGATCCCCTCCGTGTTCGAACCAGAGGGTTCCTCGGAGGAGGTTTCCATCTCTCCTCCTTTTGAAGGCGCTCCGCTGGAGATCTCGGAACTATGGTCTGGGACAGAGAGCACGGAGGAGGAAGCGGGATCTTTTCCATCTCCGGGCGTTCCGCCCATTCAGGAAGGCGAGGAGCCTCCTTTCCCATGGCTGGAGATGCCTGGCGAGGCCCCGGAACAGGGCCCTGAGGCGTCCCCATTAGGAACTGCGCCGTTTATCGAATGGCCTCTGGAACTGGGAGGGGAGGTCCCCACGCCGTCCCAAGTCGGTCCTTTTGTTGAAATCCCTCCAGAACGGACGGAAGAAAGCGAGGCAGGGTTTCCGTTTGAGCTGGAAGCGGAGGAGATCCCAGGGTGGTCGGAGGAATCGAAAGAAGCCATCCCGGAAGTGCCCCATGAGCCTTTTGAGGCATGGAAGCTGGAGGAAAGCCCTCTAACTGCGGAGGAGATTCCTTTAGAAGAGGCCCTGCCAACGCAGGCAGGCGTTTTCCTGATCCAGGCAGAGCCTCCCGCGGAAGCCCCTGCTGAAGCCCCTCCCTTCACCGATCTGGAGGCGGTGCTTGCCGAAATGCCGGAATGGCTCCAGGCCCTTCGGCCGGTGCCCGAAGAAGAGGCCCCGGCTCCCTCTGAAGCAATCCCAACGATCGAACCGGCGGTTGTGGAGACCCGAGGACCGCTGGCGGGTCTGGTGGATGTGTTGCCGTTGAACGTGCGGCTGTTCGAGATCCACGGGCCGGCGGCCCGGCTTCGATCCCAACCGCCTCCTGAGCTTCTCACGCGGGCCCAGGCGTGGCGGAGCCTGCTGGATCAGGGCTTGGCGTTCCTGCCCGGGGAGCGAGCGGTGGAGCCTGCCCCCGCCGGCCTGGTTGCCGCGCTGGAGCGCTGGCTGCTCTTCGCGCTTCTCATCGGCGCGTTGATCCTGGGGCTCTACTGGCCGCTGCCCTTCTTCCAGCCGGCTCTCCTGATGCCTCCCGTGGATTTCCTGGCCCGTCTGGATCAAGCGCCCGCCGGAGGCATCGCCCTGGTCGCGGTGGATTACGGGCCGGATCGCGCGGCAGAGCTGGAGCCTTATCTCCAGCGGATCCTCGAGCGGCTCGCTGCCCGGGGGGTTCGCGTGCTGACCGTGAGCCTCTCCCCATGGGGAGCGGCTCAAGCCGCTCAGGCGATTCAGGCGCGCCCGGATTACGGCGAGCGGGTGGCCCATCTGGGCTACTATCCGGGTCAGGAAGTGGGCGTCGCTCGTCTCCTCACTCGTCCCCTCCGCCAGCTGGGGATGGATTATCGGGGGCAGCCCCTGCAGGGGCTCCCCATAGCCCGGGATTTCGGGGAAGATCCCCTGGCCGCCCGGGTGAATCTGGTGGTTCTGATCACTGGATCGCCGGATGTCTTGCGGGGATGGATTCAGCAGACACAGGGAGTTCTCTCCCCGGAGGTACCGGTGATCGCCGCGGTCGGCGCGAACCTGGCCCCCTACGTGGCCCCTTATCGGGAGAGTGGGCAGCTGCAAGCGGTCGCGATCGGCCTGCGGGACGCGTTGCTGCTGGGTGGACCGGTTCCGGAGGGCAGCCCGGCCTTCTTCGACCTTCAGGCGCAGACGGTCCTCCAGGTGCTGGTCATTGCCCTCATCGGTGTGGGGCTGGGAATCCGCCTCTTCCGAAGGCCGACGGGGATTCCGGAATAA
- a CDS encoding DUF6754 domain-containing protein, producing the protein MISGWMLPVFVVLALVAAWMARRIPNPPRDVEPFRRIPRQVGRALEAGQPLHLALGSGGLVDRDAALTLSGGRILERLVGEGGAGEIFPFVTVADPVALLYARRALQDAALRHGASIPPDRVWWAGASPMAYAAGLTLLLGTQPVVASILSGRFREEAVLAGEIGQRYGAHSVFSMPDPGGAAALWPFDPRLAVGEEAFAVPSSGETPGRLSALLLTHDLIRWLLIALLLLGALGLGLH; encoded by the coding sequence ATGATCAGCGGATGGATGCTTCCCGTTTTCGTGGTGTTGGCCCTCGTGGCCGCCTGGATGGCGCGACGGATCCCGAACCCTCCCCGGGACGTGGAGCCGTTTCGGAGGATCCCTCGACAGGTGGGGCGGGCGCTGGAGGCCGGGCAGCCGCTCCATCTCGCCCTGGGCTCCGGGGGGTTGGTCGACCGGGATGCGGCATTGACGCTGAGCGGGGGGCGGATCTTGGAGCGCCTAGTCGGAGAAGGGGGAGCGGGGGAGATCTTCCCCTTCGTGACCGTGGCGGACCCGGTGGCGCTGCTATATGCCCGGCGGGCGCTTCAGGATGCCGCTCTACGCCATGGCGCTTCGATCCCCCCGGATCGGGTGTGGTGGGCTGGCGCCAGCCCGATGGCTTACGCGGCAGGTCTCACCCTGCTGCTGGGCACGCAGCCGGTGGTGGCCAGCATATTGAGCGGTCGGTTTCGGGAGGAGGCGGTGCTGGCGGGAGAGATCGGTCAGCGATATGGAGCCCATTCCGTGTTTTCGATGCCCGATCCGGGCGGGGCCGCTGCCTTGTGGCCCTTCGACCCCCGCCTGGCCGTTGGCGAGGAGGCTTTCGCGGTGCCCTCTTCGGGGGAGACCCCAGGGCGCCTATCGGCGCTCCTCCTGACCCATGATCTGATCCGTTGGTTGTTGATCGCGCTCCTGTTGCTTGGGGCTCTGGGGCTGGGGTTGCATTGA
- a CDS encoding MoxR family ATPase: protein MTVFAQDVARRLVENIERVIFGKRDAVELAVIGLLAQGHLLIEDVPGVGKTMLAKAIARSIGGIFRRIQFTPDMLPSDITGVSIFNPGTRSFEFRPGPIMANIVLADEINRATPKTQAALLEAMEERQVSVDGVTYALPQPFLVLATQNPIEYEGTFSLPEAELDRFMLRIHLGYPSRKDELAILEAQQFRHPIETLEQVVQLEELRRAQEEIRGVYVSAEVKGYLLEIVERTREHPDIYLGASPRGALALFRTAQARAVLRGREYVLPDDVKALVQPCLAHRLILNPEARMRDVTPEQILTEIVSRIPVPGAALA, encoded by the coding sequence ATGACTGTGTTCGCTCAGGATGTCGCCCGCCGTTTGGTCGAGAACATCGAGCGGGTGATTTTCGGGAAGCGGGATGCGGTTGAGCTGGCGGTGATCGGTTTGCTGGCTCAGGGCCATCTTCTGATCGAGGATGTGCCCGGGGTAGGGAAAACGATGCTGGCCAAAGCTATCGCCCGCTCCATCGGGGGGATCTTTCGTCGAATTCAGTTCACCCCGGATATGCTTCCCAGCGACATCACCGGTGTTTCCATATTTAATCCCGGAACCCGTTCCTTTGAATTCCGTCCTGGGCCGATTATGGCGAACATCGTCCTGGCGGATGAGATCAATCGGGCCACCCCGAAGACCCAGGCGGCGTTGCTCGAAGCGATGGAGGAGCGTCAGGTCAGCGTGGACGGCGTGACCTATGCGCTTCCCCAGCCTTTCCTGGTGCTGGCCACCCAGAATCCCATTGAATACGAAGGGACGTTCTCGCTACCGGAGGCGGAGCTGGATCGTTTCATGTTGCGTATCCATCTGGGCTATCCCTCTCGAAAAGACGAGCTGGCGATCCTGGAAGCCCAGCAGTTCCGCCATCCGATCGAGACGCTGGAGCAGGTGGTGCAGCTGGAGGAGCTGCGTCGGGCTCAGGAGGAGATCCGCGGCGTCTATGTGTCTGCGGAGGTAAAAGGATATCTGCTGGAGATCGTGGAACGGACGCGAGAGCACCCGGATATCTATCTGGGCGCCAGCCCGCGGGGCGCTCTGGCGCTGTTCCGAACGGCGCAGGCCCGCGCGGTGCTGCGGGGGCGAGAATATGTGCTCCCGGATGATGTGAAGGCGCTGGTTCAGCCATGCCTGGCCCACCGTCTGATCCTGAACCCGGAAGCCCGGATGCGGGATGTCACCCCGGAGCAGATCCTCACCGAGATCGTGAGCCGGATCCCGGTGCCGGGCGCTGCCCTCGCTTGA
- a CDS encoding class I SAM-dependent rRNA methyltransferase: MRPSVILKPNAGRKLRNFYPWAFHDDIADVQGDPEPGAIVLVRDSSGAMIGQAFYNPGASIPIRMLTRSEERLDAGWFRRRLMDAAARRREVRGTNAVRLVHGEADNLPGLIVDRYGEVLVVQIRNMGMERWRESIVEALRELFAPRGIYERSDVEAREDEGLEARTGLLWGEAPDPIEVLEDGLVFETSVVRGQKTGFYLDQRDNRRRLRGWVRPGDQVLDVYGYIGPFALHAAAAGATAVVIDKDPWALGQVERNAFRNGLADRVTVRLGDALEMMGALLAEGRRFDWVVLDPPAMVKRRVEWERGVRRRFVEMARLALGLLKDGGGLFFSSCAYWIRLEDLIEAVRLAASDVGCRLRVRDVTYQPLDHPWILQIPETLYLKTLIVEKQSANGSGSIRPGKADLPWG; encoded by the coding sequence ATGAGGCCGAGTGTGATTCTGAAACCGAATGCTGGGCGCAAGCTTCGCAATTTCTATCCCTGGGCTTTCCACGATGACATCGCGGACGTCCAGGGTGATCCGGAGCCTGGAGCGATCGTCCTCGTCCGGGATTCCTCTGGGGCCATGATCGGGCAGGCGTTTTACAACCCGGGCGCCTCGATCCCGATACGGATGCTCACCCGGAGCGAAGAGCGCCTCGATGCTGGATGGTTCCGTCGACGCCTGATGGATGCGGCGGCCCGCCGGCGGGAGGTCCGTGGGACCAATGCGGTGCGTCTGGTCCATGGGGAAGCGGATAACCTTCCTGGCCTCATTGTGGACCGATACGGCGAAGTGCTGGTGGTGCAGATCCGGAACATGGGGATGGAGCGCTGGCGGGAAAGCATTGTGGAGGCCCTGCGGGAATTGTTTGCCCCCCGTGGGATTTACGAGCGCAGCGATGTGGAGGCCCGGGAGGATGAGGGGCTCGAGGCCCGCACAGGGCTCCTGTGGGGGGAGGCGCCGGATCCGATCGAGGTCCTGGAGGATGGGCTGGTTTTCGAAACCAGCGTGGTGCGAGGGCAAAAGACCGGGTTTTACCTGGACCAGCGGGACAACCGGCGGCGATTGCGAGGATGGGTTCGGCCGGGCGATCAGGTGCTGGATGTTTACGGCTATATCGGGCCCTTTGCGCTTCACGCAGCGGCTGCGGGCGCTACGGCTGTGGTGATCGATAAAGATCCATGGGCGCTGGGGCAGGTGGAGCGGAACGCCTTCCGTAACGGCCTGGCGGACCGCGTCACTGTCCGCCTGGGGGATGCGCTGGAGATGATGGGGGCGCTGCTCGCCGAGGGCCGTCGCTTCGACTGGGTGGTGCTGGATCCCCCGGCGATGGTGAAGCGTCGCGTCGAGTGGGAGCGGGGGGTGCGACGCCGGTTTGTGGAGATGGCTCGCCTGGCCCTGGGCCTGTTGAAGGATGGTGGAGGACTATTCTTTTCGTCATGCGCTTACTGGATCCGTCTGGAGGATCTCATCGAGGCCGTCCGCCTGGCGGCCTCCGATGTGGGCTGCCGCCTAAGGGTGCGCGATGTGACCTATCAACCTCTCGATCACCCATGGATCCTCCAGATTCCGGAAACCCTCTATCTCAAAACGCTGATTGTGGAGAAGCAATCCGCCAACGGTTCGGGCTCCATTCGGCCCGGGAAAGCAGATCTCCCATGGGGATAG
- the holA gene encoding DNA polymerase III subunit delta, with translation MVIVLHGENELEIEEALTELRGSVGDAAAQSMNVVILDGRRVSPDELQAACAVMPFLAACRLVIVEGLFTRERRRAREEPAFLEALSAVPPTTMLVLIEPRTLLEDHPLLRWIAAHPDQGEARHFPLPSPRALPEWVMARAQRYGGTFTPQAASALAALLTDPRLLDQEIQKLVAWAAGRPVMPQDVERLVPYAAPISLFELTEALGRRDVRRALTALHRLLGEGEHPLGLFGMIVRQFRLMLLMKEQLEKGLSPAEAGNRLGLHPYAARKIAEAVVAFSLPQLEAFYRSLAELDVAIKTGQVPDVVALETFIVSVGRRDMA, from the coding sequence ATGGTCATCGTTCTACACGGGGAGAACGAGCTCGAAATCGAAGAAGCGTTGACGGAACTCCGGGGGTCCGTAGGGGACGCCGCCGCTCAATCGATGAATGTCGTAATCCTGGACGGGCGGCGGGTGAGCCCCGACGAATTGCAGGCGGCATGCGCTGTTATGCCCTTCCTGGCCGCCTGTCGTCTGGTCATCGTCGAGGGCCTGTTCACGCGGGAGCGCCGTCGGGCCCGGGAGGAGCCCGCCTTCCTGGAGGCGCTGTCCGCTGTTCCCCCAACCACCATGCTTGTCCTGATCGAGCCCCGGACGCTCCTGGAGGACCATCCCCTGTTACGCTGGATCGCGGCTCATCCTGATCAGGGGGAGGCGCGACATTTCCCCCTTCCCTCCCCCCGGGCATTGCCGGAATGGGTGATGGCTCGGGCCCAACGCTATGGTGGAACTTTTACGCCCCAGGCCGCCTCAGCCCTGGCAGCCCTTCTCACGGACCCGCGTCTTCTGGATCAAGAAATCCAGAAGCTGGTGGCCTGGGCGGCCGGTCGGCCGGTGATGCCCCAGGATGTGGAGCGGCTGGTGCCGTATGCGGCGCCCATCAGCCTGTTCGAACTGACGGAGGCGCTGGGTCGTCGGGATGTGCGCCGGGCCCTAACGGCCCTGCATCGGCTGCTTGGGGAAGGGGAGCATCCGTTGGGTCTGTTCGGCATGATCGTTCGTCAGTTTCGACTCATGCTCCTGATGAAGGAGCAGCTGGAGAAAGGTCTCTCACCTGCGGAGGCGGGAAATCGGTTGGGTCTTCATCCGTATGCGGCTCGCAAAATCGCCGAGGCGGTCGTGGCGTTCTCTTTGCCGCAACTGGAGGCTTTCTATCGAAGCCTCGCCGAGCTGGATGTGGCCATCAAGACAGGTCAGGTTCCCGACGTAGTGGCGCTGGAGACCTTCATTGTCTCTGTGGGTCGGCGGGATATGGCTTAG
- a CDS encoding DUF6391 domain-containing protein produces the protein MSLLDWTPVRRIRRNHALEHATIHLLSQQFPGRPMAGRSTPFGFYIYGNVPLEAVAAASREALERLRRGEHHWAIHPGCGTNYVASGTTAGLTAFLALGLVPHRRRRDVLPLVILATVLALIAAQPLGPWLQTHVTTRADPGDLEIVGVRALPGGWVHGYFVETRGG, from the coding sequence ATGTCTCTTCTGGATTGGACCCCTGTGCGACGGATTCGACGCAACCACGCGCTGGAGCATGCCACAATCCATCTGCTGAGCCAGCAGTTCCCTGGCCGGCCGATGGCGGGCCGCTCCACGCCCTTCGGGTTCTACATTTACGGGAACGTGCCCCTGGAAGCGGTGGCGGCGGCATCGCGGGAAGCCCTGGAGCGGTTGCGACGGGGCGAGCATCACTGGGCGATCCATCCCGGATGTGGGACGAACTATGTGGCGTCCGGCACCACCGCAGGCCTGACCGCCTTTCTGGCGCTGGGGCTGGTTCCTCATCGTCGACGTCGGGATGTGTTGCCGCTGGTGATCCTGGCGACCGTGCTGGCCCTCATCGCGGCCCAGCCTCTGGGTCCATGGTTGCAGACCCACGTGACCACCCGAGCGGATCCGGGAGATCTGGAGATCGTGGGGGTGCGGGCGCTCCCAGGCGGATGGGTTCATGGATATTTTGTGGAGACACGTGGGGGGTGA